One window from the genome of [Clostridium] celerecrescens 18A encodes:
- the fsa gene encoding fructose-6-phosphate aldolase — protein sequence MKFFVDTAKVEDIKKANDMGIICGVTTNPSLIAKEGRDFVEVIREITSIVDGPISGEVKATTTDAKGMIEEGREIAAIHPNMVVKIPMTVEGLKAVKVLTAEGIKTNVTLIFSANQALLAARAGATYVSPFLGRLDDISQPGMDLIRMIADIFRISGIETEIIAASVRNPIHVIDCALAGADIATVPYGVLEQMTKHPLTDQGIEKFQADYRAVFGE from the coding sequence ATGAAATTTTTTGTTGACACAGCGAAGGTAGAGGATATCAAAAAGGCAAATGATATGGGGATTATCTGCGGGGTAACGACGAACCCGTCATTGATTGCAAAAGAAGGCAGAGATTTTGTGGAAGTGATCCGGGAGATCACTTCGATTGTAGACGGACCAATCAGCGGAGAAGTGAAAGCTACGACGACAGATGCTAAAGGAATGATCGAAGAGGGGCGTGAAATTGCAGCAATACATCCGAACATGGTTGTTAAGATTCCAATGACTGTCGAAGGCTTAAAAGCGGTGAAGGTCTTGACTGCAGAGGGAATTAAAACCAATGTGACTCTGATTTTCAGTGCCAACCAGGCGCTTTTAGCAGCACGCGCCGGCGCTACTTATGTATCACCATTTCTGGGACGTCTCGATGATATCTCTCAGCCAGGAATGGACTTAATCAGGATGATTGCTGATATATTCCGTATCTCAGGGATTGAAACAGAGATCATTGCTGCCAGCGTGAGAAATCCGATTCATGTGATTGACTGTGCACTTGCAGGGGCGGATATCGCCACGGTTCCATACGGTGTATTGGAGCAGATGACAAAACATCCGCTGACTGATCAGGGAATTGAAAAATTCCAGGCGGATTATCGTGCTGTCTTTGGAGAGTAA
- a CDS encoding DUF4832 domain-containing protein: MSDTYVIYPKIIDELLENPGIGFIAAPGLMEPAGAIHDNRGNPVEKYKFTHSSRTFNHPDSRITYCGVRWRDLEVEKSSYRWDILEKKLEEAKASGCTAIVRCSPYALAEEDDIPDWFRRECREEPEFPFWRVDPLHSPYVTYWSEFIAEFAEHFDGHPVISSVDMALVGAWGEGGGTEFLEEESIRRMVGAYIDNFKITPLQALLHDPKSVKIIRERKENIGFRVDCLGDMGGFHQEEWSHMLDFYPENICNFEMEAAWKKAPVVFEACWHMNDWYLQGWDIDYIVEESLKWHISSFNSKGTIVPEAWKESVKRWLNKMGYRFELRKLTYNPMVKKGDVFRIRGLWANTGVAPIYHRYPLVVRLKNGKEVISFTSRTDIRSWLPDMDILWEEEFDLEGKAGEYSLEIGIETGIPELGNIKLAIEGLKDGYYCFGKIIVE, translated from the coding sequence ATGAGTGATACCTATGTAATATATCCTAAAATAATTGACGAACTCCTTGAAAATCCGGGGATTGGCTTTATTGCAGCTCCGGGTTTGATGGAACCGGCAGGGGCAATACATGATAACCGGGGCAATCCGGTGGAAAAATACAAATTTACCCATAGCAGCAGAACTTTTAATCATCCCGACAGCAGGATTACTTACTGCGGAGTCCGGTGGAGAGATCTGGAGGTTGAAAAGAGCAGTTACCGGTGGGATATCCTTGAGAAAAAACTTGAGGAGGCAAAAGCATCAGGCTGTACGGCTATTGTACGCTGTTCTCCTTATGCATTGGCAGAAGAGGACGATATCCCGGATTGGTTTCGAAGGGAATGCCGGGAGGAACCGGAATTTCCCTTTTGGAGAGTTGATCCGCTGCATTCTCCCTATGTTACATACTGGTCTGAATTTATTGCGGAATTTGCAGAACATTTTGACGGACATCCGGTAATAAGCTCGGTGGATATGGCACTGGTAGGAGCATGGGGGGAAGGCGGAGGTACCGAGTTTCTGGAAGAGGAGAGCATCAGGCGGATGGTAGGTGCTTATATCGACAATTTTAAAATAACTCCGCTGCAGGCTCTTCTGCATGATCCAAAGTCGGTAAAGATAATTCGGGAGAGAAAGGAAAATATAGGCTTTCGGGTGGATTGCCTGGGAGATATGGGCGGTTTCCATCAGGAAGAATGGTCCCATATGCTGGATTTTTATCCGGAAAATATCTGCAACTTTGAAATGGAGGCTGCATGGAAAAAGGCACCGGTGGTGTTTGAAGCCTGCTGGCACATGAATGACTGGTACCTCCAGGGCTGGGATATCGATTATATTGTAGAGGAATCCTTAAAGTGGCATATCTCTTCCTTTAACAGCAAGGGCACTATCGTCCCTGAGGCATGGAAGGAAAGTGTTAAAAGGTGGCTCAATAAAATGGGATACCGTTTTGAACTAAGAAAGCTCACGTATAATCCGATGGTAAAAAAAGGGGATGTCTTCCGAATCAGAGGATTGTGGGCCAATACTGGTGTTGCTCCTATTTATCACAGGTATCCCCTGGTAGTCCGCCTGAAAAATGGGAAGGAAGTCATCAGCTTTACCAGCAGAACGGATATAAGAAGCTGGCTGCCGGACATGGATATCCTTTGGGAAGAAGAGTTCGACCTGGAAGGAAAGGCCGGTGAGTATTCTCTGGAAATAGGAATTGAAACCGGGATCCCCGAGCTTGGAAATATAAAGCTGGCAATTGAGGGCTTAAAAGACGGTTACTATTGTTTTGGAAAAATAATCGTAGAATAG
- a CDS encoding LacI family DNA-binding transcriptional regulator, producing the protein MSTIRDVANLAKVSIATVSRVLNNDTQYKMTDETRARVWKAVTDLNYTVKSPANPSSGENKAHPGNALIKIGCVLSVTKNKYNDPYFMSILSGVEEQLQNNGYELTFIKTGAELEDKKALYSAFGNPVSGLILMESLNSEIYQFIRNQVPNIVGIDTWWEDIDNVGYDHYRVASVAVQHLIDKGHKKIGFIGGSGMSGNIKSSQRYRGYYASLHAAGLPVNSDWVIDCAWDENLCMEKVNQLYQKEDAPTAFFVASDLMAMAALSSLYKMGIAVPDKVAVIGLSNIEISKYSNPPLTTIEIPTREIGMVAVDLLLARINGYQLLPRKVILPTSLILRNST; encoded by the coding sequence TTGAGCACAATCAGAGACGTAGCCAATCTGGCAAAGGTGTCAATAGCTACTGTATCACGGGTATTAAATAACGATACCCAATACAAAATGACCGACGAAACCCGGGCCCGGGTATGGAAGGCTGTTACAGATTTGAACTATACCGTAAAATCCCCCGCAAACCCTTCCTCTGGTGAGAATAAAGCCCATCCTGGCAATGCGCTTATTAAAATAGGCTGTGTCCTAAGCGTAACTAAAAACAAATATAACGACCCTTATTTTATGTCCATCCTGTCCGGCGTAGAAGAACAGCTTCAAAACAACGGATATGAACTTACCTTTATTAAGACCGGTGCCGAGCTGGAGGATAAAAAGGCCTTATACAGTGCCTTTGGCAATCCAGTCTCTGGTCTGATTCTGATGGAATCACTCAACAGTGAAATCTACCAGTTCATACGGAATCAGGTTCCAAACATTGTCGGAATCGATACCTGGTGGGAGGATATAGACAATGTAGGTTATGACCATTACAGGGTAGCCAGTGTGGCAGTGCAGCACTTAATTGACAAGGGGCATAAAAAGATAGGTTTTATCGGGGGCAGCGGCATGAGCGGCAATATAAAATCCAGCCAGAGGTACAGGGGCTATTATGCCTCCCTGCATGCTGCCGGCCTGCCGGTTAATTCTGACTGGGTTATTGATTGTGCCTGGGACGAGAATCTTTGTATGGAGAAGGTCAACCAACTCTATCAGAAAGAAGATGCTCCCACCGCTTTCTTTGTAGCCAGTGATTTAATGGCCATGGCCGCCTTAAGCAGCCTGTATAAAATGGGAATAGCCGTACCGGACAAAGTAGCGGTTATTGGGTTGTCCAATATCGAAATATCCAAATATTCCAATCCTCCTCTGACCACAATTGAAATTCCTACAAGGGAAATCGGCATGGTTGCCGTCGATCTGCTCCTTGCAAGGATTAACGGGTATCAGCTTCTCCCCAGGAAAGTAATTCTTCCTACCAGCCTGATTCTCCGCAACTCTACCTGA
- a CDS encoding transketolase family protein yields MPEIKEMTAKKIATRESYGSALVELGQINDKIIVLDADLAAATKTGVFKKAFPERHVDCGIAECNMMGIAAGLAAAGKIPFASTFAMFAAGRAFEQVRNSIGYPHLNVKIGATHAGISVGEDGATHQCNEDIALMRTIPGMVVLCPADDIEAKAAVRAAVEHDGPVYMRFGRLAVPVINDTPDYKFELGKGIVLREGTDVTLIATGLEVSETLAAAKRLESDGISARVINIHTIKPLDEELVCRAAKETGKIVTIEEHSVVGGLGSAVCDALCKEYPVPVKKIGIQDVFGESGPAKELLQKYQLDEMGIYRQVLEFIRKV; encoded by the coding sequence ATGCCGGAGATAAAGGAAATGACTGCAAAGAAGATTGCTACCAGGGAAAGCTATGGCAGCGCTCTGGTGGAACTTGGACAAATAAATGACAAAATCATCGTGTTAGATGCAGATCTGGCGGCGGCTACAAAAACCGGAGTTTTTAAAAAGGCATTTCCGGAGCGCCATGTGGACTGCGGGATTGCGGAATGCAATATGATGGGTATTGCCGCCGGTCTTGCTGCCGCCGGCAAGATACCGTTTGCAAGTACCTTTGCCATGTTTGCCGCAGGCAGGGCGTTTGAACAGGTCAGGAATTCCATCGGTTATCCGCACCTGAATGTAAAAATTGGTGCTACCCATGCTGGTATCTCTGTTGGCGAGGATGGGGCAACTCATCAGTGCAACGAGGACATTGCCTTGATGAGGACGATTCCTGGGATGGTTGTGCTCTGCCCTGCGGATGACATAGAGGCAAAAGCGGCTGTAAGGGCAGCGGTGGAGCATGATGGGCCGGTTTATATGCGGTTTGGACGTCTGGCAGTTCCTGTAATCAACGATACTCCGGATTATAAATTTGAACTGGGAAAGGGCATCGTGTTGCGTGAGGGAACGGATGTGACCTTGATTGCCACCGGGCTTGAAGTGTCGGAAACCCTTGCCGCAGCAAAAAGGCTGGAATCCGATGGGATTTCTGCGAGAGTCATCAATATCCATACCATCAAGCCGTTAGATGAGGAGCTTGTCTGCAGGGCAGCTAAGGAGACCGGGAAGATTGTTACGATTGAAGAGCATTCAGTTGTTGGCGGACTGGGAAGTGCTGTCTGTGATGCTTTATGCAAAGAGTACCCGGTACCGGTGAAGAAAATAGGAATCCAGGATGTGTTCGGTGAGTCTGGACCAGCAAAAGAATTATTGCAGAAATATCAGCTGGATGAGATGGGAATATACCGGCAGGTGCTGGAGTTTATCAGAAAAGTTTAA
- a CDS encoding transketolase has translation MGNYLELEKTANEIRKGIVTAVHSAKSGHPGGSLSAADLFTWLYFREMNIDPEHPAKEDRDRFVLSKGHVAPGYYSTLANRGFFPVEDLKTLRHTGSYLQGHPDRKHIPGVDMSSGSLGQGISAAVGMALSAKLSKEPFRVYTLLGDGEIEEGQVWEAAMFAGHRKLDNLVVIIDNNGLQIDGPIDDVCSPYPIDKKFEAFNFHVINIDGHDFSQIERAFEEARQTKGMPTAIVAKTTKGKGVSFMEGSVAWHGTAPDDAQYEIAMADLEKAGEALCRR, from the coding sequence ATGGGGAATTATCTGGAATTAGAAAAAACGGCAAATGAAATCCGCAAAGGGATTGTGACAGCAGTACATAGCGCAAAATCCGGTCATCCCGGCGGCTCGCTGTCAGCAGCAGATCTATTCACCTGGCTCTATTTCAGGGAGATGAATATTGATCCGGAACATCCGGCAAAAGAAGACCGGGACCGGTTTGTGCTGTCCAAAGGCCATGTGGCGCCGGGATATTATTCAACCTTGGCGAACCGGGGATTTTTTCCGGTAGAGGATTTAAAGACCCTGCGCCATACCGGCTCCTATCTGCAGGGGCATCCGGACAGAAAGCATATACCGGGTGTGGATATGTCCAGCGGCTCTTTGGGACAGGGGATTTCAGCAGCAGTGGGGATGGCGCTTTCTGCAAAGCTCAGTAAAGAACCATTCCGCGTGTATACACTCCTTGGCGATGGGGAAATAGAAGAGGGCCAGGTCTGGGAAGCTGCAATGTTTGCAGGTCATAGAAAGCTGGATAATCTGGTGGTTATTATTGATAATAATGGGCTTCAGATTGATGGTCCCATTGATGATGTATGCTCTCCCTATCCGATCGACAAAAAGTTTGAGGCGTTTAATTTCCATGTTATCAATATAGACGGACATGATTTTTCACAAATAGAACGCGCGTTTGAGGAAGCAAGGCAGACAAAAGGGATGCCGACAGCCATTGTTGCAAAAACCACAAAAGGCAAGGGTGTTTCTTTTATGGAGGGCTCTGTGGCATGGCATGGGACGGCGCCCGATGATGCTCAGTATGAAATTGCGATGGCAGATTTGGAGAAAGCAGGTGAAGCGCTATGCCGGAGATAA